A portion of the Salvelinus fontinalis isolate EN_2023a chromosome 32, ASM2944872v1, whole genome shotgun sequence genome contains these proteins:
- the LOC129831189 gene encoding protein AF1q-like, translated as MLVKSNSEYDSFLYWRQPISAPDLSELEDLGVTNSKPTKKSKKATKKQNAALAKPRKQQEAQEAELSEYTTFNYWREPIPSIDLLDFKLLL; from the coding sequence ATGCTGGTGAAATCAAACAGTGAGTATGACTCTTTCCTCTACTGGAGACAGCCCATCTCAGCCCCGGACCTGTCCGAGCTGGAAGACCTGGGTGTGACCAACAGCAAGCCAACCAAGAAGAGCAAGAAGGCCACCAAGAAACAGAATGCTGCCTTAGCCAAGCCAAGGAAGCAGCAAGAGGCACAGGAGGCTGAATTGTCAGAGTACACCACCTTCAACTACTGGAGAGAGCCTATCCCCAGCATCGACCTCCTCGACTTCAAACTGCTTCTGTGA